Proteins encoded within one genomic window of Theobroma cacao cultivar B97-61/B2 chromosome 7, Criollo_cocoa_genome_V2, whole genome shotgun sequence:
- the LOC18593347 gene encoding receptor-like protein 12, producing MWHGITCNNFSRVKAIEIIEKNISGSISSSIFHLSEIETIDLSTNKLSGEISCNIVSSTSLRYLNLSNNNLTGVVPICSISLEILDLWNNSLSGKIPPQIGVCWNLKELDLGFNYLVGRIPSSISNISSLQRLTLAGNELIGQIPRAINKMKSLKWIYFGYNNLSGEIPQELGDFVSLNLLNLVYNNLSGQIPSSLGNLSNLQHLYLYKNKLTGKIPPQIGECSNLENLDLSDNYLVGRIPSSISNISNLELLDLSGNSLIGQIPCALSKMKSLKWIYFGYNNLSGEIPPELADLVSLNHLYLVYNNFSGQIPFSLGNLTNLQYLFLFGNKLTGLLPRSIFGLRKLIGLDLSDNYLFGEIPELIIELQSLEILHLFYNDFTGKLPNALASLPRLQVIDLASNSLTGEVPSLICNISSVEVLVLADNNLSGIISPCLGNFSKRLTILDLWMNSFHGTILETFNEDCGLRNINFNGNKLEGSLPRSLVNCRNLEMMDVGDNKLNGTFPYWLGSLPELQVLVLRSNKLGGVLHSSKTIHPFPKLRILDLANNGFTGPLPQGMIKNLKAMMNLNEQQSSLQYMNARYYKYVVNLTVKGFSIIANIPTIFTSIDLSNNNFHGEIPSVIGKLRSLKGLNLSHNSLSGHIPTSMGYLSSLEWLDLSSNKLIGKIPNELTDMTFLAFLNLSHNQLTGPIPQGKQFSTFENGSYDGNLALCGFPLSKACNEDGRERSSPSFSKEADDSETKISFGWKIVLIGYGCGLIFGVIFGYVTFRNGEPKWFITLYGVKYHRKGRRCSRN from the exons ATGTGGCATGGAATCACTTGCAACAATTTTTCGAGGGTAAAGGCAATTGAGATCATTGAAAAAAACATTTCTGGGTCAATTTCATCCTCAATCTTTCATTTGTCAGAGATTGAGACTATCGATCTTTCGACTAACAAACTCTCTGGTGAAATTTCTTGTAACATCGTTTCTTCTACATCACTTCGATATCTTAATCTTAGCAATAACAATTTGACTGGTGTAGTACCAATCTGTTCAATTTCATTGGAAATATTGGATCTTTGGAATAACTCCCTTTCAGGAAAAATTCCACCACAAATTGGAGTGTGTTGGAATCTAAAAGAACTTGATCTTGGTTTCAATTATTTGGTAGGGAGAATTCCAAGCTCCATATCGAATATCAGCAGTTTGCAAAGATTGACTCTTGCTGGTAACGAATTGATTGGTCAAATTCCACGTGCAATAAACAAAATGAAGAGCTTGAAGTGGATTTACTTTGGCTATAACAACCTTTCTGGTGAAATTCCACAAGAACTTGGTGATTTCGTTTCTTTGAATCTTCTTAATCTTGTCTACAACAATCTTAGCGGACAAATTCCATCATCACTTGGAAACCTTAGCAATCTTCAACACCTCTACCTCTACAAAAACAAGCTTACAG GGAAAATTCCAccacaaattggagaatgctCGAATTTGGAAAACCTTGATCTTAGTGACAATTATTTGGTGGGGAGAATtccaagctccatatcaaatATCAGCAATTTGGAACTGTTAGATCTTTCTGGTAACAGTTTGATTGGCCAAATTCCATGTGCATTAAGCAAAATGAAGAGCTTGAAGTGGATTTACTTTGGTTATAACAACCTTTCCGGGGAAATTCCACCAGAACTTGCTGATTTGGTTTCTTTGAATCATCTTTATCTTGTCTACAACAATTTCAGTGGACAAATTCCATTCTCGCTTGGAAACCTCACTAATCTTCAATACCTGTTCCTTTTCGGCAACAAGCTTACAGGTTTGCTTCCTAGATCCATTTTTGGCCTTAGAAAGCTTATTGGACTTGATCTTAGtgataattatttatttggtgAGATCCCGGAACTCATAATTGAGTTGCAGAGCTTGGAGATTCTTCATCTTTTCTACAACGACTTTACTGGTAAACTTCCAAATGCTCTAGCATCTTTGCCTCGTCTTCAAGTGATTGATCTTGCATCAAACAGTTTGACTGGAGAAGTTCCTTCTTTGATCTGCAATATAAGTTCCGTCGAAGTCCTTGTCTTAGCTGATAACAACTTAAGTGGAATAATTTCACCATGTCTAGGAAACTTCAGCAAACGTCTTACAATCTTAGATTTGTGGATGAATAGTTTTCATGGAACCATTCTTGAAACATTCAACGAGGATTGTGGGTTGAGGAACATCAACTTCAATGGCAATAAATTGGAAGGGTCTTTGCCACGATCCTTGGTGAATTGTAGAAACCTGGAAATGATGGATGTTGGTGACAACAAGTTGAATGGTACATTCCCCTATTGGTTGGGTAGTCTGCCGGAATTACAAGTTCTTGTTTTACGGTCAAACAAATTAGGTGGTGTCTTGCACAGTTCCAAGACCATCCACCCCTTTCCCAAGTTACGGATTCTTGACCTTGCTAACAATGGATTCACTGGTCCTTTGCCCCAAGGTATGATAAAGAACTTGAAGGCCATGATGAATCTCAACGAACAACAAAGTTCTTTACAATATATGAATGCAagatattataaatatgttGTCAATTTGACAGTGAAAGGATTTAGCATCATTGCTAATATTCCGACAATATTCACAAGCATTGACCTCTCGAATAATAACTTTCATGGAGAGATTCCAAGTGTAATCGGAAAGCTTAGATCACTTAAAGGGCTCAACCTTTCTCATAACAGCCTTAGTGGTCATATCCCCACATCAATGGGATATTTATCTAGTCTAGAATGGTTAGACCTCTCCTCAAACAAGCTCATTGGGAAAATCCCTAATGAATTGACAGATATGACATTTCTTGCCTTCTTAAATCTTTCACATAACCAACTCACAGGACCAATTCCTCAAGGCAAACAGTTCAGTACATTTGAAAATGGCTCATACGACGGAAACTTGGCACTTTGTGGCTTTCCATTGTCAAAAGCTTGCAATGAAGATGGGAGGGAACGATCATCTCCATCATTCTCAAAAGAGGCAGATGACTCAGAGACCAAGATCAGTTTCGGCTGGAAAATAGTGTTGATAGGCTACGGATGTGGATTGATATTTGGAGTCATATTTGGATATGTTACAT